In a genomic window of Erigeron canadensis isolate Cc75 chromosome 5, C_canadensis_v1, whole genome shotgun sequence:
- the LOC122601251 gene encoding uncharacterized protein LOC122601251, giving the protein MRQRRWVELLSDYDCDIKYHRGKANVVADALSRKERVKILSIKEGDRTDLKQRVIADQEIRLRPENLKVGDKVLLKVSPWKGTARFGKKGKLAPRYIRPYEIIKRVGPVAYKLELPLELGNVHDTFHVSNLKKCLADDPTVILVKDVHIDEGLKLTEEPIEIIDRDAKKTRQSRVPLVRVRWSARHGYNDTWEREDFIKKKYPYLFDRQDS; this is encoded by the exons ATGAGACAAAGGCGTTGGGTGGAATTATTAAGTGATTATGATTGTGACATCAAGTACCATCGTGGAAAGGCGAATGTAGTAGCCGATGCTCTAAGCAGAAAAGAACGAGTCAAAATCTTATCTATCAAAGAAGGAGACCGTACAGACTTAAAACAACGTGTGATCGCAGATCAAGAGATCAGATTGAGGCCAGAAAACCTAAAG GTAGGTGATAAAGTTCTATTAaaagtttccccatggaaaggtactGCCCGTTTCGGCAAGAAAGGCAAATTGGCGCCTCGGTACATCAGACCTTATGAGATCATTAAACGTGTGGGACCAGTTGCGTACAAGCTGGAACTACCCCTAGAACTTGGCAATGTTCATGACACATTCCACGTGTCCAATTTAAAGAAGTGCTTGGCTGACGACCCGACCGTCATTCTTGTTAAGGATGTGCATATAGACGAAGGGCTCAAGTTAACTGAAGAGCCCATCGAGATCATTGATAGAGATGCTAAAAAGACTAGACAGAGCAGAGTACCACTAGTTCGTGTACGTTGGAGTGCTAGACATGGGTATAATGAcacctgggaacgcgaggacttcattaagaagaagtaccctTATCTTTTTGATCGAcaagactcttaa